Proteins encoded within one genomic window of Humulus lupulus chromosome 1, drHumLupu1.1, whole genome shotgun sequence:
- the LOC133802645 gene encoding calcineurin B-like protein 3, with translation MLQCIDGFKHLFASLLRCFDLDLYNQSRGLDDPAVLAEETVFSVSEIEALYELFKKSSSTVIDDGLINKVYIEMHFFGAILDNIDS, from the exons ATGTTGCAGTGCATAGATGGGTTCAAGCATTTATTTGCTTCCCTATTGCGGTGCTTTGATCTCGACTTGTATAACCAATCAAGAGGCCTAGACGATCCTGCAGTTCTAGCAGAGGAGACAGTGT TTAGCGTAAGCGAAATTGAAGCACTTTATGAACTTTTTAAGAAGAGCAGTAGTACTGTGATTGATGATGGATTAATCAACAAG gtctatattgagatgcatttctttggcgcaatactagacaacattgacagttga